A genomic stretch from Helianthus annuus cultivar XRQ/B chromosome 1, HanXRQr2.0-SUNRISE, whole genome shotgun sequence includes:
- the LOC110876757 gene encoding ACT domain-containing protein ACR4 isoform X2, whose amino-acid sequence MDGSTTIKPEMLTSSYKEASSDAKKAMSAAKLAELALADPKMAKDNEIANRLRFFSVSNEPQLSSNVVIAREDLEVMELLEFLRKCPDRPKLLFDTVCTLTDMQYVVYHATIIAEGVEASQELYIRHTNGCPVSSEVERERVIHCPEAVIKRQVPEGVKLELCGEDSVVLLSDVSRIFRENGLSITRVEVTMRGYYNFLLLIHHFPYFIN is encoded by the exons ATGGATGGGTCTACCACGATTAAGCCCGAAATGCTCACTTCGAGTTATAAAGAAGCGTCTTCTGATGCTAAGAAAGCTATGTCTGCTGCTAAGCTTGCTGAACTTGCTCTTGCTGACCCAAAGATGGCAAAAG ACAATGAAATTGCAAATAGGTTACGCTTCTTCTCTGTGAGTAATGAACCACAACTTTCGTCTAACGTCGTCATAGCGAGGGAAGATCTAGAGGTTATGGAATTGTTGGAGTTCTTGAGGAAG TGTCCCGATCGGCCTAAGTTGTTGTTTGATACAGTTTGTACACTTACTGATATGCAATATGTGGTATATCATGCCACTATTATTGCTGAAGGAGTTGAAGCTTCTCAG GAATTATACATCCGCCATACAAACGGATGTCCAGTCAGCTCAGAAGTCGAGAGGGAACGTGTAATCCATTGCCCTGAGGCAGTGATCAAGAGGCAAGTTCCCGAGGGTGTAAAGTTGGAGCTATGCGGGGAAGACAGTGTCGTGTTGTTATCAGACGTGTCTCGGATATTTAGAGAGAACGGGCTTTCGATCACGAGGGTGGAGGTGACTATGAGAGGATATTACAACTTTTTATTACTAATACATCACTTCCCCTACTTTATAAATTAA
- the LOC110876757 gene encoding ACT domain-containing protein ACR6 isoform X1, whose product MLFHIKDLITNVQFLENVRAYNCMFSMTSFGVEVDDTINHSRDPYVFKELGVVSHLLCSLCPPSEALISSNVHMCDTDNEIANRLRFFSVSNEPQLSSNVVIAREDLEVMELLEFLRKCPDRPKLLFDTVCTLTDMQYVVYHATIIAEGVEASQELYIRHTNGCPVSSEVERERVIHCPEAVIKRQVPEGVKLELCGEDSVVLLSDVSRIFRENGLSITRVEVTMRGYYNFLLLIHHFPYFIN is encoded by the exons ATGTTATTTCATATAAAGGATCTGATTACAAATGTCCAGTTCTTAGAGAATGTGCGTGCCTATAATTGCATGTTCTCTATGACTTCTTTTGGTGTAGAAGTTGATGACACTATTAATCATAGCCGCGACCCGTATGTTTTCAAGGAATTGGGCGTGGTCTCACACTTGTTGTGCTCCCTATGTCCACCATCAGAAGCCCTTATTTCTTCAAATGTGCATATGTGTGACACAGACAATGAAATTGCAAATAGGTTACGCTTCTTCTCTGTGAGTAATGAACCACAACTTTCGTCTAACGTCGTCATAGCGAGGGAAGATCTAGAGGTTATGGAATTGTTGGAGTTCTTGAGGAAG TGTCCCGATCGGCCTAAGTTGTTGTTTGATACAGTTTGTACACTTACTGATATGCAATATGTGGTATATCATGCCACTATTATTGCTGAAGGAGTTGAAGCTTCTCAG GAATTATACATCCGCCATACAAACGGATGTCCAGTCAGCTCAGAAGTCGAGAGGGAACGTGTAATCCATTGCCCTGAGGCAGTGATCAAGAGGCAAGTTCCCGAGGGTGTAAAGTTGGAGCTATGCGGGGAAGACAGTGTCGTGTTGTTATCAGACGTGTCTCGGATATTTAGAGAGAACGGGCTTTCGATCACGAGGGTGGAGGTGACTATGAGAGGATATTACAACTTTTTATTACTAATACATCACTTCCCCTACTTTATAAATTAA